Within the Desulforegulaceae bacterium genome, the region TTCTTCATCAAAATCTGAAAAGATTGATTCTATTGTTTTTCCTGAGTTTGTCTGGAAAAGGGCATGGCTCCCTGAATAAACAAAATCTTTATTATCTGGCTCTGCTGTTCCAGTAATTATTAGGTTTTCATTTTCTATGAAATTATCTTCCAGATTTGCGTTTTGAAGTAAAATGTTTTTAATTTCTTCATTTTCAACTATTACAGAATAAAAATAAAAATTTATTTTTTCACTTCCTGCATGAACAATTGTTGGATTAAAATAAGTTGCCAATTCTTTTAAAAGCAGCTCAGGATTATTAATCAGATTGTCTTTTAAATAGATTTCATTGGAAATAAGTTTTTTTGCTTTTGTTTTAAGGGCTTTTGCAAGTATAAATGCCGGTGATGAGGTAAATTGTGAAGCACAAAACTTTTCTATCTTCCTAAAAACTTTAACTTCTTCCATGTTTTTATTTTTAAATCTGCTTTTTGACCAGATAGGAGGAGTTTCTGAATTGAAAAACAAATCTATATCAGTTTTAAAATCACTTAAATCACAAATAAAATTTGAAATAAGAGTTTTGTGAATTTTAATTTTGTTCCAGCCCTCAATTATAAAGGGTATAAAATCTGAAATTAAATCTGGAATAAAAAGGTCTTTTTCAGAAAAAATTTCTGTAATTGGAGAAACTAAAAAACATTCAAAAAAATCATCTTTTATTTTATCAAGATAAACTAAAGGAGGAACAAGATAGAAATTGTTTTTCCATTTCCCAAGCTCGCTTTTTAAAGAGGCAATTTCCCCGGGCTTGGGCTGGTAAATTTCAATTTCAGATTTAAAACTTTCTGCAAGATCAAAAAACGGATCAGGGGTTTTGTTTTTACACAAAGGACATGTTTTAAAATGGTTTAACACCTTTTCTTTAAAATAAGGATCCCTTATGGTTTGTTCATCTGGACACAACCTGAGTGAGACGGCTTCTTTAAGATATTTGTTTTTATTTATTTTATTATAGTCAATTTTCATATTATTTTTCCGGTTTATTTTATTTTTCCGGTTTATTTTATTTTTCCGGTTTATTTTATTTAACGGCTTTTTTTTGTTAATTTTTAAAATAAGTTAATTTTTATCAAGAATATTTTTTATTGAATTAATTATATCTTCTGCCTCATTGGGGTTAAAATTGTTTTTATGAAAAATTGATTGTAGTTTTTTAAGGGTCTTTTTTATAAGTGCAGTCAGTGCGGATTGAGAAGAATAGCCAAGCTCCCTTGAAACATCAGCTTTTTTTGTTTGAAACAAATAACAACTTAAAGCTTTTTGTTCTTTTTCATTAAATTCTGACAAAATCTGGTTTGCGATTAATTCAGAATCATCATAAATATCAGGAAGATTTTTGTCATGAATTTCAATAAAACTATTTTTATCATCAATTGAAACCCATGAATTTTCAAACATATTATTGGAAAAAATCCAGGCATTAAAATCATTTACATTAACAGCTGTTTTATTTTTTTTATAACCGTATTTTTCAACTTCATTCATAAAATGGAAAAAAAGATTTTTTAAATTTTTTTGTTTAACAATTTGATTTTCAATTCTAAATTCGTCGTTTTCAGGATAAAAAACATCATTAAAATCTATTGTATTTGAGTTTAAAAAAACAGTTGGGGATTTTGAGATTGAGAAATAAATAAAACTATCATAGTTTTTTGAAATAATTTCTTTAGATTTTTTAAAATCATCAATTATTTTCTTCCGAAGATAAAGAAAAAAACTATTGTCTTTTGTTCTTTCCTTATCTTTTAAATGATTTATAAATGCTTTTTTTAAATAAAATTCTTTGTTTGGAAGATTTGAAAGTTTTTTTGATAATTTTTGCTTATTTTCCAAAAGAAAAAGAGCAAGGTCAGATTCAAGCTCCATGATTTTTCGATTTTCATTTATGCCTTTGAATCTGGAAAAAATTTTTTTATTTGTATTTATTTCTTTATATAATGAAAGAGCTGCTTTGCTTATAAGTTTTTCCATTTGCTGATTTCTTTATAGTAAACATCTTTGTATTGGCTTTTGCAAATACAAGCTGATGAATTAATGAAAACTTTTTATAAAATCCACAATAATCTTATTAACTTCAGCTGATTTTTCTATTGGAGACATATGGCCTCCGTTTACTTTGTGATGTTTTATATCAGGTATAATTTTGGGAATAAAATTACTTATATCTACAGTTAATGAAGGACTATGTTTTCCTGAAATAAGACAAACAGGAAGGTCTATATTTTTATAAATATCAGAATGAAGATTTTCATCAATTGTTGCCTTATAATCAAGGGGCATTTTTTTAATACAAGTGGTAAAAATTTGTTTGATTTCTTTTGGAAGTCTTTGGAAAGTGCCTTCACCACTGAAAAAATCTATAAATTTAGCACTCCCTGTTTCAGGATTTCCAGAGGAGATATCATTTTCTATTTCTGAAATAAATTCTTTGGCCAATATATAAGTATCAGGATCTATTTCTCTTGAAACATGATTTAACATTGGTTCAAATACGCAAAGACTTAAATTTCTTTTTGATTGAAGGGTAGAGTATTTCATTGCAACAGCACCTCCGTAGGAATGACCTACAAGGTGAAATTTTTCATTTTTTTCTAAATTTGATTCAAGGATTT harbors:
- a CDS encoding alpha/beta hydrolase — translated: MAELPGYFIKGEGVPVLLLHCSMSTKEQWINLSKILSNDFKVIAIDLYGYGQTAFPEKTKGFSLDDEIELIEKILESNLEKNEKFHLVGHSYGGAVAMKYSTLQSKRNLSLCVFEPMLNHVSREIDPDTYILAKEFISEIENDISSGNPETGSAKFIDFFSGEGTFQRLPKEIKQIFTTCIKKMPLDYKATIDENLHSDIYKNIDLPVCLISGKHSPSLTVDISNFIPKIIPDIKHHKVNGGHMSPIEKSAEVNKIIVDFIKSFH